The sequence TCTTGACTTGGCCCCAGAGGACGAGCCACCCATGAGCCCAGTGGCATCATTACCTGAGGCTTCACACAAAGtaagcttttaacacgaaagtattttaggttggggtccaccaagacaccattgacgtgtttccgtcacagATGTgataaaatgtacactaacagatgacaaagaaaagaaaactaaaagaAGAAGTTCCATTGCCAGGAATGAAACCcacgaccccttgctccgcagcgcgcggcgctaagTGACTccgccacagagcgtacgttattcagcatactaacggggagctatttatgtacaccatttaccgctggcggtacgcagagctcggaggcactTCAGCGTGTTGTTGTTATCCCAGAGAGATGGCGCGCATGGCACGCTTTAAGGTTGTCACcccactcgttgcgatgcgcgcacgcctactactactaccaacTGTACTTTGCCTACAGGGCATGGTTGCCCATGCGTGCACGCTTATCTCGGGACGGTGGTGGTTTCTACGTCTTGTGCTTTTGCCACAAAGTTTGCTGaggttacagagtgcacgaaggtcaattcacccgctgcagcggccgtgttgatcaaacacaaagaagtaacaactgtgacagttgttagttcgtgctcgtcctgtgtgtgttgttttcgcgcgtccttcgtgcttgagcagcaccctgtaagtttcgagctgcttgccattcttcgcggtacattccaatttgttgctgtcgcactcattgcttcgcccttgcggtgaaactgcttttttgtgtgcttgttgatgccatctttgcgtggggTTCACAatgtgctgtgtccaggtatatgctaaaaacttcagctaccacaatggttaaatcatgatcatgggcgttagctgtcgggatggagatgtaccactataggcgtcaatgtgggtgcatccatgtcaaacggtgctatagctgccaagcaccaatagacattctacaagctctcatatatcagtgCACAATAAATGCTCAACtatacctctgtgaagacacggccccgccacggtggtctagtggttatggcgctcgactgctgacccgaaggtcgcgggatcgaatcccggccgcggcggctgcattttcgatggaggcgaaaatgtctgaggcccgtgtacttagatttaggtgcacgttaaagaaccccaggtggtcgaaatttccgcagccctccactacggcgtctctcataatcatatcgtggttttgggacgttaaaccccagattattattattatctgtgaagatgcgtttcactttcgtgttttaccgattcctatggtggagggatcagccatgttttactTTAAAGCAAAGCTGTATATAACTCGACCATTTGTAACGTGCCCTTTACAGAAAGGTCTTCAAAGGAAAGCACCCAAGCAGAGAGGCCAAATTCTTGAATTGACCCCAGAGGACGAGCCACCCATGAGCCCAGCGGCACCATTGCCTGAGGCTTCAGACAAAGTAAGcttttcacagcaaagctgtatacaACTAGACAATTTGTAACTCTGCCAACAGTTGCCTACCCAACAGAAAACACCCAGCAgtgtgtgccacaaaaattgcaCGACtcaactactcaccactggtccactaaaacagaaaaaaaaagcaaataaatgaataaagaaGTAACTGTGTTAATaaataggcatgtgcgaatatttgagcactttgaatattcgaacgaatattacagtattcgaatttgcttcgaaacgaatttcAATTCTAAATTTCAAGGTATTCGAAATAAACGAATGGACATATATAAACCACAtgaaaccccctgtaaaggtggtttcactgtagTCGACGGGTGCTATACTGTGAATACATCCCTCCAGGGGAAAGCCGCACaaccgcgaagccccacttcaaggttaaatgaacatattaccctcacatcgatccatcattttattgcgataggaattctATGgccagtctcggctgatttttgccctccccgccgccgccatcatgcaccgtatatgtatatgtgtgtgtgtgtatatatatatatatatatatatatatatatatatatatatatatatataggccaaaTTCTTGAATTGACCCCAGAGGACGAGCCACCCATGAGCCCAGCGGCACCATTGCCGCTGGGCTCATGGGTGGCTCGTCCTCATGGGTggctcgcatatatatatatatatatatatatatatatatatatatatatatatatatatatatatatatatatatatatatatataagagccacaaagaaaaataattcagaaaaactttccgacgcgcggaatcgaacgggcgacctctggCTTCGCAGcgtgcggcgttagacggttaggccacgaacagtgccGTCTTTCAGCTTGCTagcggcaagctatttatatacaccgctTACTTCAGCATgatttcttagtcaccacatagatggcgcgatgtgcgcgcgaggcgcgctttaaagatcgtcgcctcgctcctgcgaatgccgttgctcttcaccctacagggcgtggttgccttTGTGTGCTTAtgtcgaggaaagaagggggcggccgggggggtgttggttgtatgttttgtgctttccccgcgatgtccgcgctgaagtcacagagtgtacgaaggtcacttcgctcgctgcagcggccgcgtttgcgaaaggagcgcactgttcaaacagaaataagtaacaactgtgacaatagacccttttcataatccgcaagtgcgcttctctacgctgcatatttgaacaactaatggcggcatctCTCTTGCTTacagtggagacgaggtcctagttgcacgtgctgaggcttgtctattatgcgtatttatgtcaagagagccgagtctacattttccacgtcatagcgtaagcaaaatgcgcttgaacacgctgtttgcagtaagtgactagccgccattacttgggcaaactgcatggcaggaaagctagctttacaattatgaaaagggtctattagttcgcgcttgtcctgtgtgtacctatgcgttcgtttcgtgcgtcctgctttatgtttgagtggtgcgcttcaagtgtcaagctgtgatgcattagttcgcgctcatcctgtgtgcgttcttttcgtgcgtcctttgggctcgagcgacgcgctggcaattttgagcttgcgttcttcgcgttatattccaatttattgctatcgcattcattgcttcgccgttgcggcgaaactgtgcctttttttaaatttaaaagcttgttatacaggCTTATATGCTCGAAGTATGGCAAATTTTAAAACAACGTGTTTTACAGGTTATCGCtagcattctaccaaaagtcaaatcctgctactcttcagagttgcttccactttcgtttgaaccaaaaagaataacatttgcacatgccttgttccaattttaagaaatattgtgcaggttagttgggttatgacaaatatgctcatttttatttataatatgtgatatatactattcgaatttgattcgaaattatttgaccaaatcactatttgcttcgaattcgctttgaacctaaaatttactattcgcacaagcctattgtTAAATAATTAAACAGCCTGCACGCTGCACTTCTGGCCCATGCAAATAGAGGTGGTGGAAGTGCTTTAAAGGAGCGTACACTAAATTAAAAAACTCTGTGCCTTTCTATACCTTTCATCAAAATTATGTCACCTCTGTGCTGTGTGTGATGCAGCTTTGCTGGTCATCtgccttcacagagtgaaatggctcatgaaatttttttcatgcaccatACCAATATGAAGCAAACACAGCAACGAAAAATCAAGTAGCCTAGCAGAGCATTTTTGTTGCCTTCAGTGCGTTCGGCATGAGCTACGAGTTGTAAAGCTACACCGTTGTTTGCATGTATAGTGTTGAGAGAAACTTGGGAAAATAAAGCAAAATTTAGGGGTGCCTGGCTATATACTTTTTAAGTAAGTCGATACCTATTTCAATTTTACACAGTGAAACATGAAAATGCAAGTGTCTTGAACAGTGGTGTGCATTTTGATACCCTGGAAACTGTTCATGCTGATTAATTAGTAGCTTGGTGTCTTGTAAAAATGTTTACTGAATTGTTGTTGAGCTCACAATATTTGTTATTTACAGGTGCCTGACCACGACTACGCCGTCTTGGACAATCCTAAGGTTCTGAAAAAGAGGCTCGAGAAATGCACAGATGCCATAGAAAGCATCAAGAAGAAACTGAAGCTCAGCGAGCAGCGTGAGCGCCGGCTGAAGAACAAGGTTACTTCGCTAAGCAAAATTGTCGATGACCTAAAGAGCAAACTTCTTGCTTCAAACGACGCTTGTGCCATGCTTGAGAAGTGCTTCTCAGGAGTGCCCCAGAAGTTATGCAGCACACCTTGAAGCAATCAAACGAAAGGGGCGAACCTGCCAGGCCTAGCCGGTAGCAGTACTCAACCTAATTGTGCATTCACAGCATTCCTGCACAGGCCAGTGAAGTCAGAAAGAACAAAACAGAGCTTCTATGCAGCCCCACAGTAGATGAGATGCCCATTAGAGAGCACGTGGAGTGGGATGGGCATGACAGGTTATGTAGATAACGGAAATAAGATGGACGATGACAGCAGCAATGTTTCAACTGAAGCAATGGTTTTCATCCTTGTGTCTCGCGACTCTCTTTGGAAGATCCTCTGCAGCTATTTCCTCGTCAGTGGCATGACTGGAAAGGAAGAGCGAACGCCGCGAAATTATGCCTGACAAAATGGGCATGATCAGACTCGTGCGATGTCACGTAGCTGTGATGGGCTCAGCTGCAACACTGCAATTTTCAATGACCTAGGGTCTTTAGCGGATAATTGTGCGATGGTGACATCATTTGCACACACCCTGTCACAAAGGAGGTGTGCTGTTTTCTTGACGCATGCCGCATGCCGAAGCTGGTGTGTAATGCGCTTGCTTCACTCGGCTGTCTCAAGGATATGTCAGGGTAATGTATACATTGGCATTATACATCTGAGAATGTTTTACCAGTGCCTCCCACCCAAACTTCGTTCCTTCAGCATGGTGCTCAGGCGGGTAGAATGTTTCGTACAAGTGGCACAAACACTGATGGAAGGCCTGACGCAACCAGTGTCAACATCAGCAACGTGCATGAGCCAACGGGAGTCACCTACGGTGGATGTCTCATGCAACTCATGGCAACTGCTGCGTAGCGCCTGACATAACCAATGCCACTTCCCTCCGTAACGGGCAGCAAGTCCTCACGTCCATTGGTCGGATTCAAACAGCGACTAACGGAGATTCCTGACTGAAAGCTTCAAACGGTTGGCTGCTGCAACGGATCCCAGGGCTCAAAGTAACTGAGCTATGCAGAGAGATGAGAGCAAGTGAAAAAATCCCGGGTCATCGTCACGTCTCAATGCGAGACCATTATGCTCTCGGCCTCTGTGCCTATGTAGCGCCTTTGTATATTTTGTATATAAATGTTGCATTAATTCACCATCGCCTTGACCGCTTCAAGTATCCGCCTTGAATGGATCATTGAAGGCGGCGTGCTTTTGGTAAGCTTAACACCGGGGACGGCCCTTCTatattgttttccttttttttttttttcaaatagcttcGAGCACCTTCTCAAAGAACAGGGTAAATCGTTTATTGCCAGCAGGGCGTGCGTGGTCCTCACGCAATCGCAAGCGCTGCAGctctcacaggaacttgatctcgttccaggTAGTAAAACGCAAActgcaaaagcggccgagctACATGACCTAAGCAGCGAGTTGACCGAGCTTCGGATAGGAAACTCTTGGGGTTACTTGAGCCGCCTGCTGCTGAAACGGGTAGTGTCACCTCCATCAGCGGAGAGTTTAAATGGTGCcgttgggcaaggcaaactgTAGTCTAAAGCCTGTAGCTCCTAGTTGGTGTGAGCTGCCCATGGTTGATCGAGCGACACTCTAGAGCAGCGGGAAGATAGCTCGATAAAAGTGCTAATGGAAAACGTGAAActtgaagcaaaaaaagaaagaatgtatTTTGTTTTCATGAGAAATCTGGCCTATtgtttacacagagctggtctggcagcttcccctaattgttctttttgcggagtaCATGAGACAACAGGacattatctgattcactgtactagatactctaccttgcgcaaattgactttaggtacagtcttccgactccttagattagatttaagtgcaccaaatgtactttcattcggggctttgtctcttggatatagtgacgggaagattgccgatcCCCTGCAGGAGTTTCCTAAAGGTTCGCAGAGATTTGggctatagaatcaatctttacccttgtttttctacttttccaaatttctttattatttcttattcAAATTCTCAGTTTTATTGCTTATATTATATTCttttcttaactttttttctttcctcttaaatacaAAAGATTTACCCTTTACTTTTagaattatattttaaaaaccatctggttcttggccaatcccttagcgtgggtgtgtgcctgagtttataggatctactctactctattgTATCGTAGTTGTGTGGATGTGAAAGGTCCCAAGTACGAGCAGCTTTTCATACAGCAGAAGTATCGTTGCCAGatattggaacttgcgcacgaaaatgCATGGTAAGGGCATCTCGGCTTGaaaagaccaaggctaggatttcccttgagcTTTACTGGCCGAAATGTTGGGAGGACACTGAAGACATTGTGCACTCTTGTGACACAAGTCTGAAATGTTTTAAAGACAGTGAGGACTTTGTGACACATGTCCAAAATGCTGGAAGGACATCAGACTTT comes from Rhipicephalus sanguineus isolate Rsan-2018 chromosome 7, BIME_Rsan_1.4, whole genome shotgun sequence and encodes:
- the LOC119399515 gene encoding THAP domain-containing protein 1 produces the protein MPACCALNCTNRPEKSSGKTFHAFPRSKPRIFQKWLANLKRDKWKPSLGSRLCSDHFAESCFDRSGARTRLRGDAVPTLFSFPDDSQKKAPERKAPKQRGKILDLAPEDEPPMSPVASLPEASHKKGLQRKAPKQRGQILELTPEDEPPMSPAAPLPEASDKVPDHDYAVLDNPKVLKKRLEKCTDAIESIKKKLKLSEQRERRLKNKVTSLSKIVDDLKSKLLASNDACAMLEKCFSGVPQKLCSTP